The genomic region AGCGGTAGTGAGTACTTAATGGCTGTCGTAATCAACTCCTTAGCCAGCTTAATGGCATCCCAGGGGCTCAAGCCCCTTGCCAGGCCTGCCGCTATGGCTGCTGAGAAGGAGCATCCAGTTCCGTGGGTGTTCTTGGTATCAATCCTTGGGGCCCTCAACTCCCTGTATTCGCCCGTATCCCTGAAGTAAACAATGTCAATACTTTCATTACCAGTTAAGTGACCGCCCTTAACAATGACAATCTCTGGATGAAGCTCCTCCGCTATGACCTTCGCAGCTCTCCTGGCATCGTCCAGGGTCTCAACACGGAAACCAGCTAGGTGTGATGCCTCGGGTGCGTTTGGGGTCACAACCTTGGCAATGGGTATTATAACGCGCTTCAGGGTTTCCATGGCCTCAGGCCTTATGAGTGGGTCACCACTCTTGGCATACATGACCGGGTCGACAACCAGCGGAAATCCCCACCTCTTAACAGCACGGGCCACTGCCTCCATTATCGGTGAACTGCTCAGCATTCCCGTCTTGGCGGCATCAACGCCTATGTCCTCGGCTACGGCATTTATCTGCGTCTCAACTATTGATGGGTCTATTTCCTGGACAGCCCTAACACCGAGCGTGTTCTGTGCGGTTACTGCGGTTAGGGCGACCATGCCGTAAACCCCAAGCGCGTGGAAAGTCTTTAAATCGGCCGTGATGCCCGCACCACCGCCTGAGTCAAGCCCTGCTATTGTTAATGCCCTGGGTATCCTCATGCAAAATAATGCGCTTATTATGATTATATAAAGCTTTTATTAATGACGGTGCCCACGGGAGAGTAGGCTGAAAGTAATTAATTAATCGAAGTGATAATTAATGTATTGGTGAAGGAAATGAAAAGAGCCCTGGAAATATTCCTCGTAATACTAATCACGGTGGTAACACCACTTGTGGTGCACGCGTCACAGGGCATTGGCAATATTAATGATGCTGCGAGCAACGTAACCAACACAATTAATGACTTCATGAACTCGATAACCAATAGCACGGAAAACGTTATTAACACGGCATTAGCCAACTTAATATCCTTCACGAACTTCCTTAAGAACGTGATATACAATGCATCAACAGTGCTTGCACTGCTCTTCGGGATTATTGGTGGCTTTCTATGGTTGTCAGGCATTAGTCCCTACCGTGGGCGTAGACTCGTGATATCCGCAATACTCCTCGCCTTATTAGCGATAATAATAGCCCACATATGAGTGAGCAAATGATTTAAGGGGGCCTAATGACGCGGTGATTCAATGCTCATTAACGTTCTTAGGAGCATGGGTTTCAGGAGAAGTGATGATGGTGATTACTGGTTTAAGGACTACGGAAATAACGTAATGCTCAAGGTGGCGTCCCAAGGCCTAAATGAAGTGGAGATTGAATTAGACATGCCAATGCCAACGGGCATAAACCTACAATCACTGAGTAATCCTGAGGAGGTGATAAAATCGATAATAAACTCGCCAATTACTAAGGACATACTACAATCACTACTTCATGCATTAAGCGACCTAATGAGCCTGAGGATGATAATAAGCATGATTAATTAAGAGCTCCTGGCTTGAGCCGTTGATTGCCTAATCCTAACTAATTCCCTAGCTATAAGCATGAGTAGTCTCCTCTTATTTATTGAGCCAAACCTTCTAATAGCCGATTCCTTCTTCACAGCAACATAGCCATAAGGCCCCTCAAACCAATTACCCGGGTGTTTCTTATCACCGTAAACCTCAAACTCAAGGCCAAGGTTACTAATCGCCTTAACTAACTCGTCAATTGTCGGTGACTTAATAGCCACATTGCTGGGGACCTTCCTACCAAAGCCCCTACTCTTACTTGAGTCGAAATAAACGGTCCAAATAATCCAATAATCCCTCCTATCCACGGTTATTAATGGAATCACTAATTAATAATGCTTAACCCATTACTTCTCCAGGAGTACCGCATTGACTACGCCGTCCTGCCCAGGCCTCGACGTGACCACGGCCCTACCCCTCTCGGTCTCGATAATGGCACCTTTAACGATGATATCCCTCTTAGCCAACTCCCTGTTCGCTGGCGTCTCAAGAACCCTGAGAATCTTCACCTTAACGGCCTTACCCTCCTTAGGTATGTACAGGTTAGCGTATTGAACACTGACAGCCTTAACCTTAACATTACCGCCAAAAACCCTAATCACCCTTCTAACATCATTACTCGATAACGTGGTGTTGGTTGGCGGTCCACCACCAAGCGCCTTCCTCTTAACCTTATACGGCCTAGCCCTATAGCCGCCACTCGGCTTCTTCGTATCCCTGCCCTGGTAAAAACTCAGTAACTTAACCACGAAGACCCAACGCGGGCATTGCCTTTAAAAGATTTTGCCTCGTGAAAGTAATTAGTGATGATGCGTCCCGTTGCGGAATAATGACGAGCCTAACTCCTCGCTGAGGTGCAGATTTTGCACATAAAATAATGTATTAAGGCATTGATAAAGCAGTGAAATAGGCAATGCGTAATGTCGCAATTAATGAGTATAGGCATGAGAAGGCCTCCCTAGACCTAATTGAAAGACTCCACAGTAGGGTCGGTATTAAGCAAGGTGGGCATGGCATTAATGGGCTTAGGGAATTATTGAAGGGGAGGTTACGTGAAAACAGGAACTTAGTTCTCTCGCTAAGTCTCTGTATGGGCTGCGGTGCATGCCTAATGGTATGCCCCGCATATCTAACGACGCGCAACATCAAGAATTCACCACTTGGTAGGATAGCTCTGGCAAGGTCATTAATGCGTGGTCCCGTTAATGAGGACTTAATAAACGAGGCATATACGTACTTTTGGCAATGCTTAACATGCAGGAGATGCGCCTGGACCTGCCCCTTCGGTGTCGACGTCGCCGACATCTCAAGGACCATTAGATCGCTACTCTACGAAATAGGTTTGGCGCCTAACTACGTAGCGGGAGTAATAAATAACCTGGAATCCACAGGGAACTTCCTCGGCCTGCCCGAGGACGTAATTAAGGAAATAATACTAAACGTGGCCAATCAAATCAAGCTTGAGAAGGGCGTTGACATTAGGGTTAAGATTAATGAACCCGCCTACGCCCTGTTGCTCCCATCGGCCTGCGCCGACTATACGGTGGCTATAAACACGCTTAAGGGCTACATACTACTGCTCAATGAGTTGGGTATAGACTTCACCCTAAGCACTAGGGCGCCTGACATAACGAATTATGGCTTATTCATGGATGAGAGGCACATGAGGCTCATAGCGGAGAGAATCATTGAGGAGGCGCGTAGGTTAGGCGTGAAGTTAGTGATAGCTGGTGAGTGTGGTCATGGCTGGAGGGTGTTCAAGAACTACGTGGTGCCAAGGCTTAGGGAGTACGGCATTGAGGGGACGCACATAATCTACATAGCCGCAGACGCCATAAGGAGGGGCTTAATCAAGCTTGATCCATCACTCAATGGCAACCTGACCTACATATACATGGACCCGTGCCACTACGCCAGGGGTGGGGACCTCACCAGGGAACCAAGACTCGTAATGAGGCATGTCGTGGCTCGTTACGTAGAGTTGAATGATAAGCCCGAGTTAGCGATATGCTGTGGGGGGACGAGTGGTATGTTGGCCAGGGAAATGGAGGGATTATCCATTAAATACGCAGAGCTTTGGTACTCAAAGGTAATTGATAAGGGCGCCAATTGTGTGGTGGTGCCATGCGCAGCCTGTAAATTGCAAATGGATAGGGTATTACCAAGACTGAATAAGTTATATAATCGTGAATTAACATTCACGGGACTAATGGACCTGGTGTACAAAGCTATGATACCAGTAAAGATAGGCACAGGCAAGGGTAAAATAGCTAATTCCAACGATGAGTAATGCCTTTAATTAAGTCCTTCAACTCCACCTCAATGATTGATTACACATTTTACAAACATGTCATGGAGTTTCTAGTCAAGTACCTGGGCCTTGAGAATGAATTATTATACATGAGCGTCCTTCGCTATAATGAGACGGTAAATGGCGTGAAGGCCTTAGTAGCCATTTATCGAGTAAACAGAGGAGAACTAATTACTTACTGCGTAGTAAAATTCGATAATTTGGCAGGCAAAGCCGAGCCAACATGCAGTGAGGATAGGAAATACGTGGAAAGGATTTACGAGGAAATGACTTAGCGTAAAGTTGGACCATGAGACCTGAAGCGCCGTATAAGGCATTACACTGAAAAGCTTAAAATTGCCCATGGGAATGATAGCTTGGGGCCGTAGTCTAGCCTGGCTAGGATGCACCAGGTTAT from Vulcanisaeta distributa DSM 14429 harbors:
- a CDS encoding signal recognition particle subunit SRP19/SEC65 family protein codes for the protein MDRRDYWIIWTVYFDSSKSRGFGRKVPSNVAIKSPTIDELVKAISNLGLEFEVYGDKKHPGNWFEGPYGYVAVKKESAIRRFGSINKRRLLMLIARELVRIRQSTAQARSS
- a CDS encoding bifunctional hydroxymethylpyrimidine kinase/phosphomethylpyrimidine kinase codes for the protein MRIPRALTIAGLDSGGGAGITADLKTFHALGVYGMVALTAVTAQNTLGVRAVQEIDPSIVETQINAVAEDIGVDAAKTGMLSSSPIMEAVARAVKRWGFPLVVDPVMYAKSGDPLIRPEAMETLKRVIIPIAKVVTPNAPEASHLAGFRVETLDDARRAAKVIAEELHPEIVIVKGGHLTGNESIDIVYFRDTGEYRELRAPRIDTKNTHGTGCSFSAAIAAGLARGLSPWDAIKLAKELITTAIKYSLPLGHGHGPVNPMAWLELRAYRADVIDEMNKALSMIEENADLIGKYIPEVQSNLGYALPAFYARDLNDVAAIPGRIVRYMGKAKPSGPPTFGVSSHVASYILTAMKYDSEVRSAMNIKYDDRIIEAAKELGYVISSYDRRQEPPEVKAREGASIPWGTEQAIKSVGRVPDIIYHLGDWGKEPEIVVLGKSPVEVVSKLLAVLRRIDEKSRF
- a CDS encoding 30S ribosomal protein S8e, whose translation is MVKLLSFYQGRDTKKPSGGYRARPYKVKRKALGGGPPTNTTLSSNDVRRVIRVFGGNVKVKAVSVQYANLYIPKEGKAVKVKILRVLETPANRELAKRDIIVKGAIIETERGRAVVTSRPGQDGVVNAVLLEK
- a CDS encoding (Fe-S)-binding protein, which codes for MRNVAINEYRHEKASLDLIERLHSRVGIKQGGHGINGLRELLKGRLRENRNLVLSLSLCMGCGACLMVCPAYLTTRNIKNSPLGRIALARSLMRGPVNEDLINEAYTYFWQCLTCRRCAWTCPFGVDVADISRTIRSLLYEIGLAPNYVAGVINNLESTGNFLGLPEDVIKEIILNVANQIKLEKGVDIRVKINEPAYALLLPSACADYTVAINTLKGYILLLNELGIDFTLSTRAPDITNYGLFMDERHMRLIAERIIEEARRLGVKLVIAGECGHGWRVFKNYVVPRLREYGIEGTHIIYIAADAIRRGLIKLDPSLNGNLTYIYMDPCHYARGGDLTREPRLVMRHVVARYVELNDKPELAICCGGTSGMLAREMEGLSIKYAELWYSKVIDKGANCVVVPCAACKLQMDRVLPRLNKLYNRELTFTGLMDLVYKAMIPVKIGTGKGKIANSNDE